The following coding sequences are from one Bos mutus isolate GX-2022 chromosome 22, NWIPB_WYAK_1.1, whole genome shotgun sequence window:
- the ASRGL1 gene encoding isoaspartyl peptidase/L-asparaginase — protein MNPVVVVHGGGASNISKDRKERVRQGILRAATVGYNILKQGGSAVDAVEGAVTVLEDDPDFNAGCGSVLNENGEVEMDASIMNGKDLSAGAVSAVRCIANPIKLARLVMDKTPHCFLTDQGAARFAAANGIPTIPGQQLVTERSRKRLEKEKLEKDAQKPDCQKNLGTVGAVALDCQGNLAYATSTGGIVNKMPGRVGDTPCVGSGGYADNDIGAVSTTGHGESILKVNLARLALFHVEQGKSLEEAANASLGHMKSKVKGVGGIIMVNKAGEWAVKWTSTSMPWAAAKDGKLHSGIDFGDTSIIDLS, from the exons ATGAACCCCGTCGTCGTGGTCCACGGTGGCGGAGCCAGCAATATCTCCAAAGACCGGAAAGAGCGGGTGCGCCAGGGCATCCTCAGAGCCGCCACCGTGGGTTACAACATCCTCAAGCAGGGAGGGAGCGCCGTTGACGCGGTGGAAGGAGCCGTGACAGTGCTGGAAGACGATCCCGACTTCAACGCAG GTTGTGGATCTGTCTTGAACGAAAACGGGGAGGTTGAAATGGATGCCAGTATCATGAATGGGAAAGACCTGTCTGCAGGGGCGGTGTCTGCAGTCCGCTGTATCGCAAATCCCATTAAACTTGCACGGCTTGTTATGGACAAG ACACCTCACTGCTTTCTGACTGACCAAGGTGCAGCAAGATTTGCAGCAGCCAATGGGATTCCAACAATTCCTGGACAACAGCTGGtaacagaaagaagcagaaaacgcctggaaaaagaaaagcttgaaAAAGATGCTCAGAAACCAGACTGTCAGAA AAACTTGGGGACTGTGGGTGCTGTTGCCTTGGACTGCCAAGGAAACCTGGCTTATGCAACCTCAACAGGGGGCATCGTCAACAAGATGCCGGGCCGCGTCGGGGACACGCCGTGTGTAG GATCTGGAGGTTACGCTGACAATGACATCGGAGCTGTCTCAACGACAGGGCACGGTGAGAGCATCCTGAAGGTGAATCTGGCCAGACTCGCGCTCTTCCACGTTGAACAGG GAAAATCACTAGAAGAAGCTGCCAATGCATCACTGGGTCATATGAAGTCAAAGGTCAAGGGCGTAGGTGGtatcatcatggtcaacaaagcaGGAGAGTGGGCGGTGAAGTGGACCTCCACATCCATGCCCTGGGCAGCTGCAAAGGATGGCAAGCTGCACTCGGGAATTGACTTCGGCGACACGAGCATCATTGACCTGTCCTAA